Below is a window of Podospora pseudocomata strain CBS 415.72m chromosome 1 map unlocalized CBS415.72m_1.2, whole genome shotgun sequence DNA.
GATCCATTGGGGGTAGCAGGTTTCTATAGTTCCAAGTTCCAAAGGAAAACAAGGGTCTGGCAGCTTAGGTAGCCGTAGCAGCTGATGCCAAACACCTTTATCAAGTCAAAATCATAAGCGAAGAAAGTCAGGTCACCTCCAGTTTTTGCTACCTGCCTCAAACTCGGGCCACTATGGAGGGATGGAGACTGTGATTCAAATTACATGCTTGAAAAGACGTGAAATACAAGGTAATAAAGGATCTGTACTTATGTTCAATTCAACAGGTAAGATACATGCTGCTAATTATCCTGGAAATTGTCTCAGATACTCCCCAAAACTGCCCGCCATGCTCTGTACACGACCTGGTACCTTcacctccccttttccagaaTCCAAGATCTCGTTTTACGCACCTTGACGGAGTTCTTCTCTTGGCAACTTTATACAACTCTCCCAGAGTTCCAACCGTGCCAAGTGTCAGCTGACGGTGGCGCAAGTTAGAAAATAGACGTGAATATCGGAAAGAAAATATATGATTTCCGAATCTGTGGCCGATGATCTCAGTCGATTGGCGAAAATGTGATGTCGGATTTAGAAGACCTTACTGGCCCCGACCACTGAGTGATGTGAGATATCTCAAATCCCGTTGCTTACCGATCTAGGGCCGCCATGTGACAGCAATACGCCCTAAGCTTTTAGTAGAAAGAAGATTTCTTTGGGCACCTGTTGAAGCATACCTAAGCATAAAAGAAGCTACCCTCCCGGAGAGAGAACTCAAAACAGACAAGCACCTACAGCTTCTTCGCCAAAATACAACCCCCGTCAACTCGCACCAAAGTCTTTGTTCATCTAGTCAAGCATGGTTCACTTCAAGACACTTCTCATCCAATGCTGCCCCTGCAACCGACATCTCCATCTCTGGGTTGGGCGATATTAGCACAAGTCAAGAACAGTCGACCAATATTTATGCCTGTGAACACAGCAGGTGGCTAGGTCATTGCCAGAACTTCAGGTCTGTTTCTGGGGTTTGCTATAAGTAATAACAATATCACGGGACATAGCTTGACCTCACTGATGCATGAAACGCAGTGAACGTCCCCACCAACATAAACGACCGAATCAGTTCTATTCTGAACAACGATTCCAGACTCTTTCGCTGCGTGTGGTACCAGTATGAAACATTTTGTTACCCGATTCGAGTTATAGTTTTGATTCTAATGGTGTAAAATTGGGCATTCTAACTGCGAGGGCCTATGCTATACTAATTAGTATAATGTCAACCTTGCTGATGGCAACGGCTTCTTCAACGACCGCATCAGCTCTTGGCGCTGCACCTTTGGCTTCTATTACGTCCCTTTGGCCATCGAGAAATAGACTAGCAGGGTGCAGATGCCATCCAACAAGGAATCCTGGGGAATTGACTTTCTTGTAACTGGTCGGGCAGTTTGGTCTTTACGAAAGTGAAAGCCGTATTATGAGGTAGCTTAGTAGTAGATCAATCGATTATTTTTTACAACAGTCTTGTCCAAGATTCCCTAATCCCTTCCTTTTTTGCCATTCGTTCGTACCAAAGCCGATTCAACCTACCATCTTTGAGACTCACCAACAGCCGTTTGTATTTTAAGAGCATCTAAAATCTATAGCATGCGGCAAAGCGCAAACTTACCATGTATTGAAGACTTTTATTTGGCAGGATCAACAGTCTTGGTAGAAATGGAGCATTTATGTATGTAACAGTGCAACTCTTCTCATTATCTGGTCTATTCCCACCAAGTTCCCTTCAAAAGCACTAGCCCACTCAGAGGTCAACTGCTCACGACGCCATCCTTTCATAACCTGAGGTCATAAAAAGAGATCATCAAATAGGGATGATGCAGCACATCGAACTGATACGATCACCAAAAAACCATTGCCGTCATGAAGATTGGGGTCATTTTGGCTGGTGTATGTACGACCAGCACAGTTTCTATGTCTGCAATAGAAGTTCACAGGTTAGATCTTGATGACAACTCTCTCAAAGCCGGGCATGATAAACCATATTCTTATGGGGTAGGTTATTCCACATACTCGTACCACTCGCAGTAGAATCGATCCGTGTCGAGGTTACGGATCGAACTGATCACATCATTCCACTCGGTGGGGATGTTGACTATATGGACAATGAGACTATCTCAGTGCGCTGGAGGCGGATTTGACAAGAACTAGGCAGTGGGCCCGTCAATATCCTAAAGTTTGGGATGAACCTCGGAGCCTTCGTTGTTGTACATCAGAAAGGTTCCGCAAGGAGTGCCCCAGTTGATGTAATGACATGCAAAAACATGGGCAGTCCATTTTCGTGCCTCGAGGGTGTTCTCCTTGGTGACTTGCGGTGCAGCAGTTGCGGAGAGGACGCCCAGGGCGAGCAAGGTGGTGAAAGATTTGAGATTGAACATAGCTTCTGCGCAGAAATGTCGTGAGTGCTGCTTTGAGGATGCTCAAGATAGGTCAGGGGCTTACTCGTGGTGAGACGAACCGCCTGATCTTATACTTCTTACTTGGCTTATCTTCATGTGTTGATGCACCCAAAAGGCTCAACAATAGTCAagataggtaaggtaggtagatacctacctacctagacATGTCTGAACAATTATCTGGCCCTCTCATGTTGAGTTCAGTTCATCATGAGATGCCTCGCGACAAGGGATCTTGGATCAAGTGAGGAGAGTACAGCATTGGCATCCGCTATGATGCTGCATCAATAGTGTTGCGCCGCCTCTCGTCTTTGCGGCAACAAAGCCAGGGGTTAAACCTGAAGAACGCTCCCGCTGACGCACAGGCAAGGTTATCTCGGCGTAGAAGCATTATACTGGTTTGATTGGATTGCTACGATTGGATTttgttggcgttggaggttgatgaagtTCCTTGGACATGCACCCACCGGCCCGCTCCCTGAGACCCAGCACTGATCAAACAACTGACCAAAATACTTGTGTCTTTGCTTCCAACATGCGTATATTTTCGCCTTGGCAGATTTTCCCACCTTTAACAACATTGGCCTTTttgataggtaggtatcacCGACTGATGCTGTTCTCATGACCCTTGCAGGTAGAGGTTAGCACAGGACACTCTTATACCAGATATCTCTTGAGTCGGGTTCTATCAAGTCTGATCGATCAAGATGACGTGAATGAGTGCCATGCAGTAGAGATTTATCATTCCATATTTATTCCTTATTCACACCGTTCAGATGACGAACGAAGACCTTTCAAGGGCTGCTCATTCCATTTCAATCTCTCCCATGCTCTACGCCTCAGCGCTCTCAATAACAGCGCCAAGAGCTGATGCGGTCATTGAAGAAGCCGTCGCCATCAGCGAGATTGGCATCTTCTTGGTTGGTACAAGACCGACCTTCGCAGTTGCCATGTCTATGGGCTCGTGAAATATTAGCTGGACTGAGCCTAAAAGAAAGACTGGAGGAATTGGCACTTACTCATACCCAGTGCAAGACCAAGCAGCCCGGTTGCGAATCGAGCTGATCACGTCATTCCAGTCGGATGGGACATTGGCTAGATGATTGTTAACACTTGCTGCTGATTGGGTTGTCCAAATGTGGGATAGCGGCGGGTTCCTCGCAGCATTGGCCAGCTTCAGACCAAAAGGGTTGGCAAGGGGCGCCCCAGTACGTGTGGTGGCAGGCGTAAACAGCTCTTCCAGTCTGACGAGGGGCAAGCTTACCCTCTTCAGCATCCGCGGCGGGAGAGGGGGCGGCAGTGGTCAGAACGCTCATTGTCAGCAGGGCGGTGAAACACTTGAGATTTACCATTTTGATGAGGTGTTAGGGGGCGATGGGGATCAGAGACTGTTGGATTGATAGTAGCTCTGGTGAATTGGAAAGTTCGTCTGCTCTGGGTGCCCGGTCGAGCTTTCTTTATAGTTTCCCTTCGACTGATCAATAAAGTACCTCATCATGTCCGCAGACTGGATGTCCAAGATGATACTACTCGGTCCTTGACAGAGCTAGTGACTCCGGCACATCGGTTATTTCCAAGCCTTTACGCTGTGAAGTATGTTGGATCACATGACTGTTGGCTCAAGAACTCGTTGGTTGAGGTTCATGTCAGGTCAACGCTTATACGTTGTCGATGGTAGCTGGTAGTTTGGTTCATGCTCGATACCTTACCCTACAGGCAACTGCATTGCCAATAACACACCATAATTCTGGTTAGGCAAGTGCTATTGTTTGCTGAATCTACCACTCCATGCCTGACCAATTAagaataggtaggtatcttcATTTTACATTCTGGTCTGAGCTGAATCCTTTGCAGGAATTTAGTTCCACTCATTTTGTATCTGTTTCAAGAAAGTCTCTTTGCCCTGGTAGGCCGGAAAACCTAGCTATGCTTCCAAGAACTCTTTGCTTCGAAAGATGGTTTAAAAAGTCACAGATATATCGCCCGGAAGTCTTCTCAATTTCCAAGAAACGTGGCATGGGCTCCCAGCCTCCTTCAAGATACGTAGTCCATGCTGAATTCAACCAAATCTGCTCATGATAGCTCCGCGCGATTCCTATCTTGTCTTCCCTTCCCGCTTTTACTTCCATATCAAGGCCCAACCTTCATGATTACGCACACGTGAGCTCTTTGCAGGCCAGGTACCAACTAAGCTTAACCAAACTGTAGCTTGAACCCCTGTTGCGAGCTCCTATTGGTCTGTCTGTAGTGGGAAACATGTAAGTGCCAGAGGATGGTCACCAACCATATAAATATTGGCACCATCGTCTCTCAATAGAGGCCTGCGTAGAGTGACCTTGTTCCCGAAAGAATTCGGAATGCAATCCGTCCGATCCCCAGCTGCAAGCATTGGTACCGTGTTTTTGCCGCTCAGCTACTGAACGTCAACAAATGAGAGTACCAAGATGGCTAGGTGATATGTTATCCTAACCAAAGAGTTAGATCCTGATTTCCAATACCAGAGCCAACACTCTAAACCAGATAGAACTGACTATTATATGCGAATCATGTAGTATCGAAAGAACGGTCAAAACGGTCGCATGATCAAGACTGTTGGCCTACCTGAACCAACGTCTAGTCTAACGAGACATTGTTTCCGTGTTTCGGGTGTTTCGATTCTGAGATAACCAACAGATATAAGATGGGTTGTGCGCAGGCTTGTCTGAGGATCTGCTGTCCCACACTCTCTAAGAAGTTCTCAGACTGAACATGCCTGAGTTAGGAGTGCTCTCCTACACACTGGGCACGCTGTTACCGTCGAACCTGCAGCTGGGAGCCCATGAcgctcacctccctcgaTAATTGCTGTCATGCACATGCTAAACGTCGACAAGTGGAAATCATCACCGACCTTGCCTTGTCAGACTAGCGTATAGCTCGGTGAAGCTTCAGACAGAAGCAGTCATATGGTAAGTAAACAGTCCCAAGTCTTCAGCCCCTATCCTTGTCGCCCTGCTTGGAAGCTCCACTGGTCAGTGGGTAGCGTCCCGATCCGCCTCCAGGTACCGGCAGGTTGGGACGCTGCGGGGTAATTAGCGGCATCAGCGGGGCCGGGAATgacggcatcatcaacggtCCGGCCATCGGAGCTTCGTTTGTTTTTGAGATACAAGTGGATTGGTAATCCGGGAAACGGAATCCTGGATAACCCTTGATCGTCTGAATGATAAAAACATTTTCGGCAGCTTTTGTGTAGGCTTTGTACTTGTTCGCCAACATCAGTCCAATACCAAGCCTCACCATGGCATCAGGTCCCATCAAGATCGCAGTCCTCGACGACTACCAGGGTATCTCTGAACCCAAGTACCAGAGACTTGACCCCTCAAAGTATGAGGTGTCTTTCTTCAAAGACACTCTGCCCCCGTTCAATCATTCCGATACCACCCAAGATGTCAAGGACAAACTTGTCGCCAGACTCGAGCCTTTCACGGTGATCTGTATGGAAGACGATGCTTTCATGTGTTGAGATAATCAGATGGCTAACAATTGCTAGCTACCATGAGGGAGCGTACTCCTTTCCCAAAGGATTTGATAGcccgcctccccaacctgAAGCTCCTCTTGACTACCGGAAACCGCAACTTGGGGCTGGACCTGGAAGCCTTCAAAGAGCGGGGCATCcctgttgctggtgctgtcgACAGAGCTCATGCAGGGTCGGTAGGTTCTATCAGCACAACGGAGCACTGTGTCGCCATGATCCTTGCTGCGGCTCGCAACATTGCGCAAGACGATTTCTCGGTCAAAGCTGGTGGCTGGCAAACAGTTCCTGCCGTCTGTCTTCGCGGCAAGATCTTTGGCACCGTCGGTCTCGGGCGGTTGGGCATTGCTGTTGCAAAGATCATGTACCTGGCCTTCGGGATGCGCATCATCGCCTGGAGCTCCAACCTGACACAAGATGCTGCCGATGAGAAGGCTCGGGCTGCCGGATTTCCCGTCGAAAATGCACACGGAGAGAAGACCTTCAAGGTTGTCAGCAAGGAAGAGCTTTTCAAGACGGCAGATGTGGTCAGCATTCACCTTGTTCTCTCGGATCGGTCCAGGGGCAGCatcgctgctgctgacctCGCTCTGATGAAGCCCTCTGCCATCTTTGTGAACACGTCTCGGGGACCTCTTGTTGTGGAGAAGGATCTTCAGGATGCGCTAGAGCAAGGCAAGATCCGCGCAGCAGCTCTCGATGTATTTGAAAGAGAGCCTCTGCCGCTGGACAGCAGGTGGAGGACAACAAAGTGGGGACAAGATGGAAGGAGTCGCGTGTTGCTCACGCCTCATATGGGCTATGTGGAAGAAGCGACACTCGATGCCTGGTATGAGGAGCAGGTAGCAAATCTGCtgaggtgggagaagaaTGAAGGTCTTACAACCCCATTGTATTAGCTGCCATGCATTGCTTCTTGATCAATGATAATAAGCTATGCGCTTTGTTCAGCCGTCTTTGGTCACATCATAAGTGTTTTACACAGGGTGAATCATGGCCATTGAAGCAATAACGGTCACCTCTGTTGCGGCGTTCTTTCTCTCGGTGCCTGGCACTCCTGCCGTCTTTTACCTAAGTTCAGGTTTCCGCTCATTTCACTTAGGCTGCCTTTGCGTCATCTCATTCGTGCCTTCCCTTCTCTTCAGCACTTGCTGATTCCTGAAAGGCCCGTGCTATCGGCGGCGTCGTCTGTTTACTTACCTCCTACTGCAAAGCTTCCAGGTTTCTGCTGGCTCATCCTCTCTTCTCTTGGATCCAAAACCACAGCTTCGTGGAGTTTCTctgccagcaacaaacacGAACTTCGACAACCGCTCCGAAGAGGAAACCCACACGTCTATCCAATCATCATCTAAACCCGCTTCTGTGTTCTCGAGCAATCTGCCCGACGTCACCCTTTTCTACAAACATCCTTGGCATCTTTGCGACGGTCCTCTCATCAAAGCTGTCAAGTAGGACGAACCATGGCATCGCAGCGGGAGCCCCACAACAGTACGGAAGCACAAATTTCCATCATCAGCAGTGACATCAAGCTAAGGTTTATGTGCAGGCATGACGCTACCACTTCGCACCCGTGAGGCTCCCCAAGGTCCCCGAAAGCAGGTCCAGCTCCAACGGGCCACGGCTAGTGGTATGTTGAATTGCAGAATTTGAAAAGCGATTGATCTAATTTATTTTGACATAGATATAATACCTCCCCTCGGTCCCTCCCGCCCCGGGTATGGAAGCCCCTCGTTTGGAATCCCTCCCGCCCCGGTCATCGACCGTCCTCTTCGTCTCTGGGGTCAAACGACCCCAGTTCAAGTCCCCCAGGGCCATCCGGGGGCTCATTATGGACCAATCCCTATTCAGGGTACCCCTCAAGATCGCTTCAGGCGCGAGGTTCTTGGTCGACGTGGAGAAGCCATGGGTTCGGGGCCTAGGTGGacacctgctcctccccttGCACAACTGTCTATGAGGAGTAGCGGTGCCCTTCAGCCTTACACCCCTCGAGCCTCATCGACGCCCCGTCAGACCGCTGAAGCGCTGGCGAACGCCCCCCAAAAGCTTTCATTCGCGTGCCAACGACGTCGCTTCAACCCAGTGTTCGAAGCCTTCGAAACCTCCGACGGCAGACATGGGTGCCATGTCAAAATCGACGGCGCACTGTTGAGAAGTGACCGTCTTTTTGAAACAGCCCGGCAAGCCAAGGAGGATGCAGCCATGAAAGGGTTGGATTACCTTCGGCAGAACAGCCGGGCAAGTCGGTCTACGGTCCCCTCAGCGAGCTCAGGGGGCGAGCCAAGAACCCAGGTCAGTGGGACTGCTCAGCGTTTACAAAACAGAGAGGCTGCTACAGTTCGTCACGGTTCTCCTGCTTCTCGTTCTAACGCACCTAACACTCGTCTCTAGGcacgcctcctcccatctcAAGCGTCATCTTCCATGCGTTCTGAAGCATCCATCGCTTACCTTGCGACCTCAGTTGCTCGTCTTGAGGCGACGATCGCCCATCTCCAGGCACCCGCTTCCAGTGCACGGGATAACTTCACCCGAGTGCCTATCAAGCAAGACCAAGATGTCGAAATGACGGGCGTCCCAGCTTCCGGTGGCACTCTGGTGTCAGTCATCAGCGCGGCCCAGCAGGCAGAATTGCTAAACCAAATACAACGGATCACTGGGATGGACGTGATAAATCCATCCAGGGAGAGTGCCGAGGTGACTTGTGCCTATCTCGAAGGTTTGGCCGTGGGATCACGGCTGGCCACGGTAGCACGCCGCCGTTCCCGCTCCCCTACCCGTTCTCCGCAGACTTCCCGAGGGCGTCGGCACCGTGAGCGTTCACCCGCCGACGCCCGGGTTCGGCTGACCCCGCCCCCAGTGTACCAGCGATGGAGTGGCCGCCCTGCGACAGATCGGTACCGTCCTGGTGAAGACCGGTATTGTCCTGATGAAGTTGGGCGTCTCCGTGACGACACCCGCTCTCGCAACAGGGGCAGTGGTTCAGTGGAATCTGGGGTGACTTCTGGCCATGGCAGTGGCAGGAGCTCCGAGAATGAGAGTGGAAACACTCATGAGAAGCgctcctcatcttcatcttgaCGACGGCATCTTCTGATACTGGGGCACATTACCGGCTCACAGGAGCTGAGCCGGTGTTGTTTGTCAATGGGGTTCGTGTCCTGTCCCGATCGGCGTTTTCGTGTTTTATGTGGAGTTTTGCGTTTTGATATTGGTCTTGTCTTTCATAGCTTTTTCGGGATTGCTGTCTGCCGTTTTCTCGTTCTTATTTAACATTGAAGTTCGGCAGAATTGGGGAAATGTGATATTCGGTCATCCTTTGCAGGACTTGCCGTGCACTTTTGCATGTTTCATTGGGCTATCACTTGCTGAACAATCTGGGACCTGGCGGGAAATGTGCCGAAGAATTCAGGAGGTTCATACAAAGTACTGACACTGGTTGCTTACACGGCTGTCACGGTTGATGTGGGGAGCTGGCATGTGGAGTAAAAGGCCGCCCGAGATGTATAGTAGTTTCTGTAACCACGAATGTAACAATTGTAACACAGGGAAACATGAGAAGCTGCTTCTTACAGCTTACTTGGCATGCGGGTTGCGCCATCCAACCGGATAACAACTCCATTCAGCATGACGTTCTCGATTGTTTGCTTCACCAAGGAAGCGAACTCCTCTGGCTGACCCGCCCTCGCCGGGAATTCCATGGCCTTTTGAAGGCCCTCTCTCACCTTGTTCGACATCATGGCCGTCATGGCCGAGTCGAACATGCTAGGCGCAATGGTCACAACTCTAATGCCAAATCTTGCGAGATCCCGAGCCATGGGCAGAGTCATGGAGGCAACAGCGCCTTTGCTCGCCGCGTAGGCCACCTGGCCCATCTGTCCCTCAAAGGCGGCGGAGCTGGCCACCATGACAACCACACCCCTTTCCTTGTCCGGGCCATAGGGCTCAGATTTGGCCAGGAGAGGCAGAAACTGACGAGTAACATCAAGAGTACCCCGGAGGTTAATGTTGAGGACAAAGTCGATGCTATCCAGGGAGACGGGGTTGAGGCGCTTGTCGAGGATCAGACCTGGGGCGCCGACACCAGCCGCTGGGATGATACCCGCGAGGGGCTTGCCAATTTCCTTGATCCATGAGGTCACGGCGGAGACGGCAGAGGAGACTGAGTCGGTGGAAGAGACATCGCAGGGGAAGAATTTGGCTGATGGGGCGCCGCCGAGGGAGGCTACGGCTTTGGCGCCGGTTTCTTCGTTGAGATCCAGGATGGCAACGGAGGcgccggaggagatgagggtgCGGGCTGTGGCGAGGCCTAGGCCGGAGGCGCTGGGAGAGATGGTCAGTATGGTGATAAGAAGCTGAGGTGAAGCCGGGTCAGCTTACCCGCCTGAGATGACAAAGCTGCGGCCGTCGATTTTCATTTTGGATCactggaggaggatgtggatgggatgggatgagaagaACAAGGTTGGTTAGTGGTAGAATGCCaggttgagatggaagagGCCTAAAATCATATGTAAATGGTAAAATACCTGCCGGGCCGGTCGTGTCCCTGGTGTAAGTGACGAAGatggtcttggtgttgttaaATAAAGTGGGTCATCCCAGTGCCGAGCTctgtgggggaggttgcATTGACCGGGAATGCCTCGGTTCCATGTTAAGCAGTCCCCGATAGATGCATGAGCACATGGAGCGGGTCTCGAGCTGTCTGAGCTCAAGCCTCAAAAATTGTGAAGCATCTGCAGGGTCTCCGCCGCATCGTTGGTGTGGCTTTGTCACCGTTACGAAACGTTACGAGCCCAACTGCCACACCAGCCACATTTTCCCCCACACGCACATGTCACCCTGCAGCCATCGTCCCTCGTGCTCGCTTTCCCTGCCGTCTGGTTCCCCCCTTGTCTGATCTCGTTTCTCTGCTTGCAGATAAGGCCGACGTCGTGGAACCGAACCTTTACACCAGCTCTTTCAACAAACTGGCTTTCCTTTTTTGATTGCAGTCTGAATAAAGTTGATCGCATCgcgaaggaaaaggagaaaacGAAAAGAACGGGAGCCCACTTTTTTCCCATGCAGGTGTTGTACTGTGTACCACACCGCTCCTCTCTTTAATCTTGCTTGTCTTTGGTGTCGCAAAGTTCAACCTTTTCGATCGACGAAAACGCACAAATTTCCGGTTGGCGCAAACGCAGGTTTCATGTGTGGCTGGTCTTTTTAATTATTATTTTTGTTATACAGAAGGATACACGAATACCAGCTTTTTTGCGCCATAGAGCAACACACAGAGAGCAACAGGTTTCCACACTCGAGTAACAAAGACCACCGAGGGTCGTCAAACACTTTGAGCGAGAGAGATCCACGACGCTACGAACGAACGAACCCCGCCCTAGACATTCTTGGAGTTGCGCGCGCATAGCACACACAGACAAACGCTACCACtacccaacaccacaccagaacccttttcaTAAACCATATTTGAGGCGAAACACCCAGATAAAAACGATCGCATGAGCAGCTACGTTGAGCTCTCCGGCT
It encodes the following:
- a CDS encoding uncharacterized protein (COG:E; EggNog:ENOG503NY1D) produces the protein MASGPIKIAVLDDYQGISEPKYQRLDPSKYEVSFFKDTLPPFNHSDTTQDVKDKLVARLEPFTVISTMRERTPFPKDLIARLPNLKLLLTTGNRNLGLDLEAFKERGIPVAGAVDRAHAGSVGSISTTEHCVAMILAAARNIAQDDFSVKAGGWQTVPAVCLRGKIFGTVGLGRLGIAVAKIMYLAFGMRIIAWSSNLTQDAADEKARAAGFPVENAHGEKTFKVVSKEELFKTADVVSIHLVLSDRSRGSIAAADLALMKPSAIFVNTSRGPLVVEKDLQDALEQGKIRAAALDVFEREPLPLDSRWRTTKWGQDGRSRVLLTPHMGYVEEATLDAWYEEQVANLLRWEKNEGLTTPLY
- a CDS encoding uncharacterized protein (EggNog:ENOG503PHS0); this encodes MASQREPHNSMTLPLRTREAPQGPRKQVQLQRATASDIIPPLGPSRPGYGSPSFGIPPAPVIDRPLRLWGQTTPVQVPQGHPGAHYGPIPIQGTPQDRFRREVLGRRGEAMGSGPRWTPAPPLAQLSMRSSGALQPYTPRASSTPRQTAEALANAPQKLSFACQRRRFNPVFEAFETSDGRHGCHVKIDGALLRSDRLFETARQAKEDAAMKGLDYLRQNSRASRSTVPSASSGGEPRTQVSGTAQRLQNREAATARLLPSQASSSMRSEASIAYLATSVARLEATIAHLQAPASSARDNFTRVPIKQDQDVEMTGVPASGGTLVSVISAAQQAELLNQIQRITGMDVINPSRESAEVTCAYLEGLAVGSRLATVARRRSRSPTRSPQTSRGRRHRERSPADARVRLTPPPVYQRWSGRPATDRYRPGEDRYCPDEVGRLRDDTRSRNRGSGSVESGVTSGHGSGRSSENESGNTHEKRSSSSS
- a CDS encoding uncharacterized protein (EggNog:ENOG503NZRC; COG:Q); the encoded protein is MKIDGRSFVISGGASGLGLATARTLISSGASVAILDLNEETGAKAVASLGGAPSAKFFPCDVSSTDSVSSAVSAVTSWIKEIGKPLAGIIPAAGVGAPGLILDKRLNPVSLDSIDFVLNINLRGTLDVTRQFLPLLAKSEPYGPDKERGVVVMVASSAAFEGQMGQVAYAASKGAVASMTLPMARDLARFGIRVVTIAPSMFDSAMTAMMSNKVREGLQKAMEFPARAGQPEEFASLVKQTIENVMLNGVVIRLDGATRMPSKL